A window from Catharus ustulatus isolate bCatUst1 chromosome 14, bCatUst1.pri.v2, whole genome shotgun sequence encodes these proteins:
- the ZDHHC15 gene encoding palmitoyltransferase ZDHHC15: MRRAEGGGMALWRGLRCCRRAFAWLPVLLIALLLLWSYYGYVCELCLVTVSNPVEKVAYLVVFHILFVLFVWTYWKSVFTLPIQPGKKFHMSYADQERYENEERPEVQRQILAEIARKLPVYTRTGNGGIRFCDRCQLIKPDRCHHCSVCAMCVLKMDHHCPWVNNCIGFSNYKFFLLFLAYSLLYCLYIAATVFKYFIKYWTGELTNGRSKFHILFLLFVAIMFFVSLMFLFGYHCWLVSRNRSTLEAFSAPVFQNGPDKNGFNLGFVKNLQQVFGEEKKLWLLPIASSQGDGHFFPMRTLSEARNPLLTNEEQWEEDGIDEEPQGSSEASSLAIERET, translated from the exons ATGCGCCGCGCTGAGGGCGGCGGGATGGCGCTGTGGCGGGGGCtgcgctgctgccgccgcgcCTTCGCCTGGCTGCCCGTGCTGCTCATCgcgctgctcctgctctggtcCTACTACGGATACGTCTGCGAGCTCTGCCTCG tgacTGTGAGCAACCCTGTGGAGAAAG TGGCCTATCTTGTAGTATTCCATATTCTCTTTGTGCTCTTTGTGTGGACGTATTGGAAGTCTGTTTTCACTCTCCCAATACAACCAGGCAAAAAG TTCCACATGTCCTACGCTGACCAGGAGCGCTACGAGAACGAGGAGAGGCCGGAGGTGCAGCGGCAAATCCTCGCCGAGATCGCCAGGAAACTGCCGGTGTACACGAGGACAGGGAATGGAG GGATCCGGTTCTGTGACAGATGCCAGCTGATCAAACCTGATCGTTGTCACCATTGCTCTGTTTGTGCCAT GTGTGTGCTAAAAATGGATCATCACTGTCCATG GGTGAATAACTGCATTGGATTTTCTAACTACAAATTCTTTCTACTGTTCTTAGCCTATTCTTTGTTGTATTGCTTGTATATTGCTGCAACAGTCTTCAAGTATTTCATTAAGTATTGGACA GGTGAGCTGACCAATGGGCGTTCCAAATTTCacatccttttccttctctttgtggCCATCATGTTCTTTGTAAGCCTCATGTTTCTGTTTGGCTACCACTGCTGGCTCGTCAGCAGGAACAGATCCACTCTAG AGGCTTTCTCAGCTCCAGTGTTTCAAAATGGCCCAGATAAAAATGGATTCAATCTTGGCTTTGTGAAGAATCTCCAGCAAGtgtttggggaagaaaaaaagctctGGTTGCTGCCTATTGCTTCTAG CCAGGGGGATGgacattttttcccaatgaGAACCTTGAGTGAAGCTCGGAACCCTCTCCTGACAAATGAGGAGCAGTGGGAAGAGGATGGAATCGATGAAGAGCCTCAGG GTTCTAGTGAAGCCTCATCCCTTGCCATAGAAAGGGAGACATAG